From Rubrivirga sp. SAORIC476, a single genomic window includes:
- a CDS encoding glycoside hydrolase family 27 protein translates to MRLLVLLLALTASVPTWAQQNAPKAADLAATPPMGWNSWNTFACDIDESLIRETADAIVASGMRDAGYTYVNIDDCWHGERDADGFIQPDPERFPSGMRALADYVHSLDLKLGIYSDAGTQTCAGRPGSQGYEYQDALQYARWGIDYLKYDWCNTEGRNAPEAYRTMRNALAASGRDIFFSICEWGDNQPWTWAKDIGHMWRTSGDIINCWDCVVSHGNWNSWGVMRILDMQVERGLRVHAAPGHWNDPDMMEVGNMPAPNEDRAHFAMWAMLHAPLIAGNDVRSMTEATREILTNQEVIAVDQDPLGVEGFPHKRAGGVEVWFKPLADGDWAMAILNRNDDPRAVTFDWPEEHVEDAFSQNRPHFDQHTYAIRDLFRHADAGTTASPLAVTVPGRDVWMVRLTRAGG, encoded by the coding sequence ATGCGTCTCCTCGTTCTCCTCCTCGCTCTGACTGCCTCGGTGCCCACGTGGGCACAGCAGAACGCGCCCAAGGCTGCCGACCTGGCCGCGACCCCGCCGATGGGCTGGAACTCGTGGAACACCTTCGCCTGCGACATCGACGAGTCGCTCATCCGCGAGACCGCCGACGCCATCGTGGCGAGCGGCATGCGCGACGCGGGCTACACGTACGTCAACATCGACGACTGCTGGCACGGCGAGCGCGACGCCGACGGCTTCATCCAGCCCGACCCCGAGCGCTTCCCGTCCGGCATGCGGGCCCTCGCCGATTACGTCCACTCGCTCGACCTCAAACTGGGCATCTACTCTGACGCCGGGACGCAGACGTGCGCCGGGCGGCCCGGCAGCCAGGGCTATGAGTACCAGGACGCGCTCCAGTACGCCCGCTGGGGCATCGATTACCTCAAGTACGACTGGTGCAACACCGAGGGCCGAAATGCACCGGAGGCGTATCGGACGATGCGGAACGCACTCGCGGCGTCGGGCCGGGACATCTTCTTCTCGATCTGCGAGTGGGGCGACAACCAGCCCTGGACCTGGGCCAAGGACATCGGCCACATGTGGCGGACGAGCGGCGACATCATCAACTGCTGGGACTGCGTCGTCAGCCACGGCAACTGGAACTCGTGGGGCGTCATGCGCATCCTCGACATGCAGGTCGAGCGCGGGCTGCGCGTCCACGCCGCGCCGGGCCATTGGAACGACCCCGACATGATGGAAGTGGGCAACATGCCAGCCCCGAACGAGGACCGGGCGCACTTCGCGATGTGGGCCATGCTCCACGCGCCGCTGATCGCCGGCAACGATGTCCGCTCGATGACCGAGGCTACGCGCGAGATCCTGACCAACCAGGAGGTGATCGCGGTCGACCAGGACCCGCTCGGCGTCGAGGGCTTCCCGCACAAGCGGGCGGGGGGCGTCGAGGTCTGGTTCAAGCCGCTGGCCGACGGCGACTGGGCGATGGCGATCCTCAACCGCAACGACGACCCGCGTGCGGTCACCTTCGACTGGCCCGAGGAGCACGTCGAGGACGCCTTCTCGCAGAACCGACCCCACTTCGACCAGCACACCTACGCCATCCGCGACCTCTTCCGTCACGCCGACGCGGGGACGACGGCGTCGCCGCTCGCGGTCACGGTCCCCGGTCGCGACGTGTGGATGGTCCGCCTCACGCGGGCGGGCGGGTGA
- a CDS encoding NUDIX hydrolase, with amino-acid sequence MDTPGRWTRLASRILVDRWWMTLREDRVRLPNGEVLDEYHVAEYPDWACVLALTVDGQVVLVEQYRYGIDRVTLELPAGAIDPGETPEAAARRELREETGYEADAWVRLGALAVEPGRHTNSGHLYVAHGCRVVGAPTLDATEDLQVRLVPVEHLARLVEDERIVHGIHAAAIFWAQARGLLVEPGGPSRVEGVLSSSPIPPSMQKEQQTLLVSVNVEENDGVDAHMNQIGQKVGQGWTVIQAIPLSGEEAGPGGASEDFMRYQVTVEREIDSDNVIVDADRGGAADLKDVGQVSGAFDDGLPEAEEEE; translated from the coding sequence ATGGACACGCCCGGCCGCTGGACCCGGCTCGCCAGCCGCATTCTCGTCGACCGTTGGTGGATGACGCTGCGGGAGGACCGCGTCCGCCTCCCGAACGGCGAAGTCCTGGACGAGTACCACGTGGCCGAGTACCCGGACTGGGCGTGCGTGCTCGCGCTCACCGTCGACGGGCAGGTGGTGCTGGTCGAGCAGTACCGCTACGGCATCGACCGGGTGACGCTGGAGCTTCCCGCGGGTGCCATCGACCCCGGCGAGACGCCCGAGGCCGCTGCTCGCCGCGAACTGAGGGAGGAGACCGGCTACGAGGCCGATGCGTGGGTCCGCCTCGGGGCGCTGGCCGTCGAGCCCGGCCGCCACACCAACTCCGGACACCTCTACGTCGCGCACGGCTGCCGCGTCGTCGGGGCGCCGACGCTGGACGCGACCGAGGATCTCCAGGTGCGCCTCGTCCCTGTGGAGCACCTGGCGAGGCTGGTAGAGGACGAGCGGATCGTCCACGGCATCCACGCGGCGGCCATCTTCTGGGCGCAGGCGCGTGGCCTCCTCGTTGAACCCGGAGGACCCAGCCGCGTTGAGGGGGTCCTGTCTTCATCGCCCATCCCGCCTTCCATGCAGAAAGAACAGCAGACCCTCCTCGTCAGCGTCAACGTCGAAGAGAACGACGGCGTCGACGCCCACATGAACCAGATCGGCCAGAAGGTCGGGCAGGGGTGGACCGTCATCCAGGCCATCCCGCTCTCGGGCGAGGAAGCCGGCCCCGGCGGCGCCTCCGAGGACTTTATGCGCTACCAGGTGACGGTCGAGCGCGAGATCGATTCCGACAACGTGATCGTCGACGCCGACCGCGGCGGCGCAGCCGACCTCAAGGATGTCGGCCAGGTGTCCGGTGCCTTCGACGACGGCCTGCCCGAGGCCGAGGAGGAGGAGTAG
- a CDS encoding FG-GAP-like repeat-containing protein has product MDGPPHAGGRVRRLALLLAVLAGSPAGAAQGFEYRTFTAGLGAVAGANGVAVADYDRDGDLDVYVVVREAYDPARPVTWSRLFRNDGTGTFDDRTLTAGVAGSAGLGLPNTAGNGAKLGAAWGDYDGDGWPDLYLTHAGPNQLFRNNGDGTFSDVTAAAGVAGGATQLSTSALWADLDSDGDLDLHVGVWEDYVGAGEARDLANLYFENDGDGTFTEVGTARGLGDTGKTYTTLPVDVDGDGDLDLYDANDFGANRLYLNDGTGTFAEATAALGLEDSGEGMGLALGDLDGDGRDDLFLTNRADSPSQTNALFVAHEAGGYTDQAGVAGVDRTGWGWGAEIFDLENDGDQDLFVVNGYFALDTRNALFENAGAFPLADVASALGVDDLDPARGLVVFDADADGRLDVLVANVARAPHFYANRADGGAWLSVSLEGGALNTAGLGAVVEVEAGGQRWVRAHHGAQFLGQSLAPVHVGLGEAERVDRVVVRWPGGGTDMVTGLSTDQHIRIRQGGGLVDGQPVTSEEALEGTSPLRVSAITPNPSLGPVTVHVTSPPGAMVDLAVVDVLGRRICSLATVPGGEQTVWWEGRDARGRIVPPGVYLVVATSPGRPPAVARLIRAH; this is encoded by the coding sequence GTGGATGGTCCGCCTCACGCGGGCGGGCGGGTGAGGCGGCTCGCGCTCCTGCTGGCGGTGCTCGCCGGCTCCCCGGCCGGCGCCGCGCAGGGGTTCGAGTACCGCACCTTCACCGCCGGGCTGGGGGCCGTCGCAGGCGCCAACGGCGTCGCCGTGGCGGACTACGACCGCGACGGCGACCTCGACGTGTACGTCGTCGTCCGCGAGGCCTACGACCCGGCGCGGCCGGTCACCTGGAGCCGGCTCTTCCGCAACGACGGCACCGGCACCTTCGACGACCGGACGCTGACCGCCGGCGTCGCGGGGTCGGCGGGGCTCGGCCTGCCCAACACGGCGGGCAACGGCGCCAAGCTGGGCGCCGCCTGGGGCGACTACGACGGCGACGGCTGGCCCGACCTCTACCTCACGCATGCCGGTCCCAACCAGCTCTTCCGCAACAACGGCGACGGCACGTTCAGCGACGTGACGGCCGCGGCAGGGGTCGCGGGCGGCGCGACCCAGTTGTCCACGAGCGCCCTCTGGGCCGACCTCGACTCCGACGGCGACCTCGACCTGCACGTCGGCGTGTGGGAGGACTACGTCGGGGCGGGGGAGGCGCGCGACCTCGCGAACCTCTACTTCGAGAACGACGGCGACGGCACGTTCACCGAGGTGGGCACGGCTCGGGGCCTCGGCGACACCGGCAAGACCTACACCACCCTCCCGGTCGACGTGGACGGGGATGGGGACCTCGACCTCTACGACGCCAACGACTTCGGCGCCAACCGGCTCTACCTCAACGACGGCACGGGCACGTTCGCTGAGGCGACTGCTGCGCTGGGCCTGGAGGACAGCGGTGAAGGAATGGGGCTCGCCCTCGGAGATCTGGACGGCGATGGCCGCGACGACCTCTTCCTCACCAACCGGGCCGACTCGCCCTCGCAGACCAACGCGCTCTTCGTCGCGCACGAGGCGGGGGGATACACGGACCAGGCTGGGGTCGCCGGTGTGGACCGGACGGGCTGGGGCTGGGGCGCCGAGATCTTCGACCTGGAGAACGACGGCGATCAGGACCTCTTCGTCGTGAATGGGTACTTCGCGCTCGATACCCGGAATGCCCTCTTCGAGAACGCAGGCGCGTTTCCGCTCGCCGACGTCGCCTCGGCCCTGGGCGTGGACGACCTCGACCCTGCCCGCGGCCTCGTCGTGTTCGATGCCGACGCGGACGGCCGCCTCGACGTGCTCGTCGCCAACGTCGCGCGCGCTCCTCACTTCTACGCCAACCGGGCCGACGGCGGCGCGTGGTTGTCCGTCTCCCTGGAAGGAGGCGCCCTGAACACGGCCGGTCTGGGCGCTGTCGTGGAGGTGGAGGCGGGCGGGCAGCGATGGGTACGCGCGCATCACGGCGCGCAGTTTCTCGGGCAGAGCCTGGCACCGGTCCACGTCGGCTTGGGCGAGGCGGAGAGGGTCGACCGGGTCGTCGTTCGGTGGCCGGGCGGCGGCACGGACATGGTGACGGGGCTCTCCACCGATCAGCACATCCGCATCCGTCAGGGAGGCGGGCTCGTCGACGGGCAGCCGGTCACGTCAGAGGAGGCTCTCGAGGGGACCTCGCCGCTTCGGGTGTCTGCCATCACACCGAATCCCAGCCTGGGGCCGGTGACGGTCCACGTCACGTCTCCGCCGGGCGCGATGGTGGATCTCGCGGTCGTGGACGTGCTCGGGCGCCGGATCTGCTCCCTCGCGACGGTTCCGGGCGGTGAGCAAACCGTGTGGTGGGAGGGGCGTGACGCTCGGGGTCGGATCGTGCCGCCCGGGGTGTACCTCGTCGTCGCCACCTCGCCGGGCAGGCCTCCAGCCGTCGCCCGTCTGATTCGAGCCCACTGA
- the galK gene encoding galactokinase, with protein MADLRVSVTEAFRHRFGAPPVHVVRAPGRVNLIGEHTDYNDGFVMPLAIEQAVWLAVRPRDDDRVVLHSTRATEPADFRLGAMERGDGWGEYAKGVAWALQAQGHELRGLEGVLASDVPEGAGLSSSAALELAVARALSEGAGLDWDPADMARTAQRAENEWVGVRCGVMDQMASACGVAGHAVLLDCRSLAVTPTPLPAWTTVLVLDTGTRRGLVDSAYNARRETCERVARVLGVPALRDATLDGLQAAEDVLMPTQVRRARHVVTENARVLAAADAMRQGDAARVGALMAASHASLRDDYEVSSPALDAFVEAAQAQPGCYGARMTGAGFGGCVVALVASDRAEAVAEAAALAYRQWTGHAPTAYRVRAVGGASLEPVPALFL; from the coding sequence ATGGCTGACCTCCGCGTCTCCGTCACCGAGGCGTTCCGCCACCGATTCGGCGCCCCGCCCGTGCACGTCGTCCGGGCGCCCGGACGCGTCAACCTGATCGGCGAGCACACCGACTACAACGACGGCTTCGTGATGCCACTGGCGATCGAGCAGGCCGTCTGGCTCGCCGTCCGCCCCCGCGACGACGACCGGGTGGTCCTGCACAGCACGCGGGCGACCGAGCCAGCCGACTTCCGCCTCGGGGCGATGGAAAGGGGAGACGGGTGGGGCGAGTACGCGAAGGGCGTGGCCTGGGCGCTCCAGGCGCAGGGGCACGAGTTGCGTGGGCTGGAGGGCGTGCTGGCGTCGGACGTGCCCGAGGGGGCGGGCCTCTCGTCGTCGGCGGCGCTGGAACTGGCCGTGGCGCGGGCGCTCTCCGAAGGCGCCGGGCTCGACTGGGACCCCGCCGACATGGCTCGGACCGCGCAGCGCGCTGAGAACGAGTGGGTGGGCGTCCGCTGCGGCGTGATGGACCAGATGGCGAGCGCCTGCGGCGTGGCCGGGCATGCTGTCCTGCTCGACTGCCGCTCGCTCGCCGTCACCCCGACCCCGCTGCCCGCCTGGACGACCGTTCTCGTGCTCGACACCGGCACGCGGCGGGGGCTGGTGGACAGCGCCTACAACGCCCGTCGTGAGACGTGCGAGCGCGTCGCCCGCGTTCTCGGCGTCCCCGCGCTTCGCGACGCCACGCTCGACGGCCTCCAGGCGGCCGAGGACGTGCTGATGCCCACCCAGGTGCGCCGTGCCCGCCACGTGGTCACGGAGAACGCCCGCGTCCTGGCTGCCGCCGACGCCATGCGACAGGGCGACGCCGCCCGCGTCGGGGCGCTGATGGCCGCCAGCCACGCCAGCCTCCGCGACGACTACGAGGTGTCGAGCCCCGCCCTCGACGCCTTCGTCGAGGCCGCCCAGGCACAGCCCGGGTGCTACGGCGCCCGGATGACCGGCGCCGGGTTCGGCGGCTGCGTCGTTGCGCTCGTCGCCTCCGACCGGGCCGAGGCGGTCGCCGAGGCGGCCGCCCTCGCCTACCGCCAGTGGACGGGCCACGCGCCGACCGCCTACCGTGTCCGCGCCGTCGGCGGGGCCTCGCTCGAACCCGTTCCTGCCCTCTTTCTCTGA